The following proteins are co-located in the Billgrantia tianxiuensis genome:
- a CDS encoding benzoate/H(+) symporter BenE family transporter: MSLRQDWSLSAVTAGFVAVLISYAGPLAIFFQAAQSADISPQMMSSWVWAISIGAAVSGIGLSLWLRVPVVTAWSAPGTALLVTLFPELSLNEAVGAYLTAALIVFAVGVSGAFDRIVALIPPGIAAAMMAGILFQFGVGVFTSLEEAPLLALGMLAAYLGFKRLFPRYFLVLLLLAGIALAVGLEGASLAGVSWQLAAPEPIRPEWTLGATLSLALPLALVSLTGQFLPGMAILRGAGYEVQAKPILTVTSLVSLPMALFGGITTVVAAITAALCTGKAAHPDPGKRYVAGVANGVFYLLGALFSGSIVLLFTSLPVTFVALLAGLALIGAIAGNLSAAAAEKEHLEASIITFLATASGMSLFGLGSAFWGVAIGGAAYLVLHRPLALPVRRAAAAAEEKP; the protein is encoded by the coding sequence ATGTCATTGCGCCAGGACTGGTCGCTGTCGGCCGTGACGGCCGGCTTCGTGGCGGTGCTGATCTCCTACGCCGGCCCGCTGGCGATCTTCTTCCAGGCCGCCCAGAGTGCGGATATCTCCCCCCAGATGATGAGCTCCTGGGTGTGGGCGATCTCCATCGGCGCCGCGGTGTCGGGCATCGGCCTGAGCCTGTGGCTCAGGGTGCCGGTGGTCACCGCCTGGTCGGCGCCGGGCACGGCGCTGCTGGTCACGCTGTTTCCCGAGCTGTCGCTGAACGAGGCCGTGGGCGCCTACCTCACCGCGGCGCTGATCGTCTTCGCGGTCGGCGTGAGCGGCGCCTTCGACCGTATCGTCGCGCTGATTCCGCCCGGTATCGCCGCGGCGATGATGGCCGGCATCCTGTTCCAGTTCGGCGTCGGCGTGTTCACCTCGCTGGAGGAGGCACCGCTGCTGGCGCTGGGCATGCTCGCCGCCTACCTGGGGTTCAAGCGGCTGTTTCCGCGCTACTTCCTGGTGCTGTTGCTGCTGGCCGGGATCGCGCTGGCGGTGGGGCTGGAGGGTGCCAGCCTGGCGGGTGTTTCATGGCAGCTGGCCGCGCCCGAGCCGATTCGCCCCGAGTGGACGTTGGGCGCGACCCTGAGCCTGGCCCTGCCGCTGGCGCTGGTCAGCCTCACCGGGCAATTCCTGCCGGGCATGGCGATCCTGCGCGGCGCCGGCTACGAGGTTCAGGCCAAGCCGATCCTCACCGTCACCAGCCTGGTATCGCTGCCGATGGCGCTGTTCGGTGGCATCACCACGGTGGTGGCGGCCATCACCGCGGCACTGTGCACCGGCAAGGCGGCCCACCCCGACCCCGGCAAACGCTACGTGGCCGGCGTGGCCAATGGTGTCTTCTACCTGCTCGGCGCGCTGTTCTCGGGCAGCATCGTGCTGCTGTTCACCTCGCTGCCGGTGACCTTCGTCGCCCTGCTGGCGGGGCTGGCGCTGATCGGCGCCATCGCCGGCAACCTCAGCGCGGCGGCCGCCGAGAAGGAGCATCTCGAGGCCTCGATCATCACCTTCCTGGCCACCGCCTCGGGCATGAGCCTGTTCGGCCTGGGCTCGGCCTTCTGGGGCGTGGCGATCGGCGGCGCGGCCTACCTGGTCCTGCACCGGCCCCTGGCGTTGCCGGTACGGCGGGCGGCGGCTGCCGCCGAGGAGAAGCCGTGA